One window of the Dromaius novaehollandiae isolate bDroNov1 chromosome 25, bDroNov1.hap1, whole genome shotgun sequence genome contains the following:
- the POLR2E gene encoding DNA-directed RNA polymerases I, II, and III subunit RPABC1, which produces MDDEEETYRLWKIRKTIMQLCHDRGYLVTQDELDQTLEEFKAQFGDKPSEGRPRRADLTVLVAHNDDPTDQMFVFFPEEPKVGIKTIKMYCQRMQEENITRALIVVQQGMTPSAKQSLVDMAPKYILEQFLQQELLINITEHELVPEHVVMTKEEVTELLARYKLRENQLPRIQAGDPVARYFGIKRGQVVKIIRPSETAGRYITYRLVQ; this is translated from the exons ATGGACGACGAGGAGGAGACGTACCGGCTGTGGAAGATCCGCAAGACCATCATGCAG CTCTGTCACGATCGGGGCTATCTGGTGACTCAGGATGAGCTGGATCAGACCCTGGAGGAGTTCAAGGCCCAGTTCGGGGACAAGCCCAGCGAAGGGAGGCCGAGGCGCGCTGACCTGACAGTGCTGGTGGCTCATAACGATGATCCGACCGACcagatgtttgttttcttcccag AGGAGCCCAAGGTTGGAATAAAGACGATCAAGATGTACTGCCAGAGGATGCAGGAGGAGAACATCACCAGAGCGTTGATTGTGGTACAGCAAGGCATGACTCCCTCAGCAAAGCAG TCCCTGGTAGATATGGCTCCCAAATACATTCTGGAGCAGTTCCTGCAGCAAGAGCTCTTGATCAACATCACAGAACACGAG TTGGTTCCAGAGCACGTGGTCATGACAAAGGAAGAAGTAACTGAGCTGCTTGCACGATA TAAGCTGAGGGAGAACCAGCTCCCGAGGATACAGGCTGGGGATCCTGTGGCCAGGTACTTCGGAATAAAGCGAGGCCAG GTAGTCAAGATCATAAGACCTAGCGAGACTGCAGGCCGCTACATCACCTACAGACTGGTGCAGTAA
- the GPX4 gene encoding phospholipid hydroperoxide glutathione peroxidase GPX4, producing MVFGHLSRRALLCGAVVARRLSGNMCAQADDWRVAKSICDFHAQDIDGNIVSLEKYRGFVCIITNVASKUGKTDVNYTQLVDLYARYAERGLRILAFPCNQFGKQEPGDNAQIKAFAEKYGVKFDMFSKIDVNGDKAHPLWTWMKAQPAGKGTLGNAIKWNFSKFLINREGQVVKRYSPMEDPYVIEKDLPTYL from the exons ATGGTTTTCGGTCACTTGTCGCGGCGGGCGTTGCTGTGCGGGGCGGTGGTGGCGCGGCGGCTGAGCGGGAACATg TGTGCGCAAGCAGATGACTGGCGTGTTGCCAAATCAATCTGCGACTTCCATGCCCAAGACATAGACGGCAACATTGTCTCCCTGGAGAAATACAG aggctttgtctgcattatcaccaATGTGGcttcaaaatgaggaaaaacgGACGTAAACTACACTCAGCTTGTTGACTTGTACGCCAGATACGCTGAGAGGGGTTTACGCATCCTGGCCTTTCCCTGCAACCAGTTTGGAAAACAG GAACCAGGGGACAACGCTCAGATTAAGGCATTTGCCGAGAAGTATGGAGTGAAGTTTGACATGTTCAGTAAGATCGATGTCAATGGGGACAAAGCCCATCCCCTGTGGACGTGGATGAAGGCACAGCCCGCAGGAAAAGGCACCCTGGGCAA tgCAATAAAATGGAACTTCTCTAAG TTCCTCATTAACCGCGAGGGCCAAGTCGTGAAAAGATACAGTCCCATGGAAGATCCCTAC gTGATCGAGAAGGACCTACCTACCTACCTGTAG